The Acidobacteriaceae bacterium nucleotide sequence TGCGCGAGTTCGTCTTGTTGCCCATCAGGGAGCGCTTGTTCACCAGGATAAGCATGAAGATCAACACGAACGGCAACAGTACGCCATTCAGCACCTGAGACAGCACCGCGATCTTCACCAACGGGATGCCCGGCAGCAGAATGAGCAGCGCACCGATGACAAGCAGCGCCGTGTAGAGCCAGTAGAAGGCAGGCGCTTCGCGGAACTTCTTGCTGAGGCCAGACTCAAAGCCTAGCGCTTCGCAGACGGTGTACGCCGTCGAAAGCGGAAGGATGGAGGCTGCGAAGATCGAAGCGTTCAACAGTCCAAAGGCAAAGAGCGAGAAGGCGTAGCTGCCACCGAGGGGGCGCAGGGACTGTGCCGCATCGGCGGCGTCGACGATCTCGTGATGGCCCGCAGAGAAGAGCGTTGCGGCGCAGGCGATGACGATGAACGCGGCCACGACTACGGAGAAGATCGAACCTACGACGGCATCCAGCTGGGCGTAGCGTAGCTTCGACTTTCCCGCGCCCTTGTCCACAACCGATGCCTGCAGATAAAACTGCTGCCAGGGAGCGACGGTTGCGCCGATCATGCCGACCGAGAGGTAGAGGTACGAGCTTCCTTTGAGGTCATGCAGGCGCGGCAGGCGGAGCGTCTCCTTCATGGCGAAGCTCCAGTTCGGATGAGCCAGGGCCGCGGTCACGATGTAGGCGACGTAAAGGAAAGAGAGGCCGACGAAGATCTTCTCGAGCGTCTTGTACTCCCAGAAGACGACCAGCGCCCAGACGGCGAACGCAACCAGAGGGACGGAGATGAACTTGCTGACGTGGAAGAGTTCACCGCTGGAGGCGACGCCGGCGAACTCGCTCATGACGTCGCCGAGGTTGCAGAGGACGAGGCCGCACATCAGGGTGGCTGTTGTGCGCAGACCAAACTGCTCACGGATGAGTTCGCTGAGCCCCTTGCCGGTGGTGACGCCCATGCGCGCGGAGATTTCCTGCGCGAAGGTAAGCATGATCGCCATGGGGATCATCGTCCACAGGAGGCCGTAGCCGAACTTCGCGCCAGCGAGCGCGTAGGTGTAAATGCCGCCTGCGTCGTTGTCTACATTGGCGGTAATGAAGCCGGGGCCAAGCACGGCAAGAACCAGAAAGATGCTGGTGCGCCAGCGGCGCAGGTGGTCCATCATCACTGCCCCCGTTCGGCAACGCGCAGGCGTGGCGAAGCGATCATCTGTGCTCTGATGTTCACATCGACTCCTTGCGTTGATTGGGGTTGGCCAGCGAGAGCTGCCGCTCCATCTAGAGTAACCCCTAAACCAGTCAGCGGCTTAGCAGTGGTGTGACGTGAGCAAGAATCTTTTCCACCTGCGCGTCGTTGCTGTAGCCGTCCCGAAGAGCCCGTGCGTGTCCTGCAGCCGCGATGCGGTTGCGAGCAGCTTCGTCGGGCAGATAGCGGGCGATCTTCTCTGCGCACTCGTCGAAGTCCGAGAAGAAGACAGCTTCTTCGTCCTCGACAAAGCGCGCGCTGTGGCCGGGAGAACGCTCGGCGAGCAGGAAACCACCGCAACCGGTGATCTCGAAGCTCTTGTGCACGAACTCATCCTGATTGGAGTGAGTGAGAAAGCTCAGGTTGATCTTCGAGTGCCACATGGCCTCGCGATAGCCCTGCTGATAGAGTTCGCCGCCAGTGTAGATCGCTGCGGCCGCCTCAGGATCGAGTTTGTGCGTCCAGGTGTTGTCGCCGGAGACCACCACAGGGAAACCGCGTTCGCGCCAGAGGCGGGTAAGGAACGCTGCACGCTGATCGTAGGGGGTGCCCACGAACGAGACACCGCGCGTACGCTCGGCGTCCGTGACCGGAGTGGGCGAAGCAAAGTGGATGCTCGGCTCATAGGCGGTCTGGATCTTGATCACATCGCGAGCTCCGCACGCCTTGTAATCCAGCACATTCTGGTCGCGCTGCGTGGCGTGGAGATCGTAGTACGGGATGCATTTTCTGTAGAGCCGCCAGCCCGGGTCCCGGCGGGGGCCAAAGGCGTTGTCGATCATGTACGACACGGTGACGATGCCCATCGCATGCAGCTTCTTCAGCGTCTCCGGCTGCATGGAGAGTACTTTGTCCGCCCACACGATGTCTGGTTTCTCGGCACGTGCCAACGCCAGGATGTCACGATTCAAACGCGTAACCCAAGGTCCGAGCTGCGCACGAAACCACACCTTGCGCAGCAGCGACCACTTTGGCTCATAGGGATATGTATTGAGCGAGACGACAGTATGCCCCAACCGCTCCAAAGCCCATACGCGATACAAAGATGAGTCGTTCGGAGAAAGTCCCGCGACGTAGAGAATCTTCAAGGCACTCCCCGTTGTAGCTCCCGGCATCCCCGTTTATCCTTCGCGAAGCTGTGCGATCACCTGCTCGGCATGGATCGCGCCTGCAACACGGCCACGGTGATCCGTCACCGGCAGTGAACGCAGGTTGTACTTGTCAAAAAGCGCGGCGACTTCGTCATGATTGGCCTGCAGGCCGCAGCTTGTGTTGTGAATCTCGCTCAACTCCTTGAGCGAGGCATCCGGCTTGGCGAGCAGCAGTCGCGGCAGCGTGACGACGCCGGCCAGCTTTTCCTGCTCGTCCAGCAGATAGATTTCAGTGATCGTGTCCGGGTCGCCTTCAAACTCGCGCAGCAACTCGACCGCTTCGGCGACGGAAGCACCGGCCGGTGCGCTGACAAAGTCCGTCGTCATCTGCCCTGCGGCGGAGTCCGCAGAGAACTCCAACAACTCTTCCAGGTCATGGCGCTCGTCGGGCTCAAGCTCTTCGAGGATGGCTTCCGTTTCTTCATCGCTCAGCTCGCTGAGAAGATCGGCGGCGGCACCGGGGTCCATCTCTTCGATGATCTCGGCAGCGTGCTCCGAATCCATTCCCGAGAGCAGTTCCTTCTGCATCTTCGGATCGATCTCTTCCAGCGCCTCTGCGGCGGTCTCTTCCGGCAAGGACGTAAATACAGCCTCGCGCTCCGCTGGGGCGAGTTCTTCGAGAATGGCGGCGATGTCCGAAGGATGGAGGGCGGACAACCGCTCCTGCCCGATCTTCAGGCGTACTCGGCGAGCTGGGTCGCGCTCGATCAAATCGACGCATGTCCAAGGGATTACGCGTGCCGGAATCCTGGCGACAAGCTTCTCGACAGACTCTGGAGGCAGGCCTTTCAGCAAGCGGCGAACCGCTCCGCGAATGCCGACTTCGACTTCCTCAATTCGGAGGCCAACGGCCTTGCGGTTGCCGCGGCCAAGCTTCTCCCAGACCAGGTTGACATCGTTTACGCGCACGACCTTGCGGCCGTCGACGTCGATGATCTGCTGGTCCAGCAGGTCGCGCTCGAGCAGCAGATACTCCTGCATATTCGGGTGCTCAGAGGGGTCGATTTCGGTGCGCAGCACGCGATCGTTCAGCCGCGGAACGACGATGTCGTTGACCGACACGATGACTCGCTCCCGCAAACCTTTGCGTTTGCGATCAAGGATCAGACCTTCCACATGCGCGCCGTCGCGGTCGACTTTGACGGCGAACTCGTGGATCTTGCCACAGTTCTTGCCATCGGAGTCGACCACGCGCATACCCACAAGGGTGGACACGCTGGTCGGAATGGTCTGCATCTCGGACATACAATCTCTACCCTACCCCATCATGCCGAACAAACAAAGACGCCACCGACCCAAAGGCCGATGGCGTGTTGTGAAGATCGCGTGACTTACTTGTCGAAGTTCACGGAAGGCGCTACGTTGTTCTGCGGATTGCCTTTGAAGTACTGGTCCTTGACCGGGAACTTCGAGCCAGCCCAGATGCTGTTCGGGATCTCCTGAACGTAGGTGTTGTAGTTCTGGAGATCCATGTTGTAACGGCGGCGAGCGACGGCGATACGGTTTTCCGTTCCTGCCAACTCATCCTCCAGACGGATGAACTGCTCGTTGCCCTTCAGGTCCGGATAGGATTCCTGCAGACGCAACAGAGGGCTCAAGGCCACGTCGAGACGCTGGTTGGCGGTGATGCTCGAAGCGCGATCGCTCGAAGCAGCCACAACAGCAGCGCGTGCGTTCGCGATGTTGGTCAACACCGTTTCCTCTTCCTTCACGTAGCCCTTGACGCTGGCAACGAGGTTCGGAATCAGGTCAAGACGGCGCTGCTGCTGCACGTCTACTTCGGAGTACGTCTGGTTCACCTGTTCGTTGAGCTGCACCATGTGGTTTCGCGAAGTGACTGCGCTGCCACCAATGAGCAGCACCAGCACAACAAGTACTACAACTGCGATAAGACCCTTCTTCACGTTCGTCCTCCCAGAATCGATTGTCTTCATCACTTCCCTGACTGCTGGCGAAACACCTGCCAGCTTTGCGAGGCATTACCAGCCGCTGCTGGCTCCGCCGCCGCCTGAACTTCCGCCGCCGAATCCTCCGAAGCCCCCGCCGGAACCGCCGCCGCCGCTCCAGCCTCCTCCACCACCGCCCCAGCCGCCGCGATCACGCGAACCTGCAGAGCCGAGAAGATTACCGAGGAGAAACCATCCTAACCCGCCGCCACCGCCGCCACGACCACCACCACCGCCGCCTCGGCCAAAGCCGAAGATAAAGATCAGCAGAATGACGAAGAAGAGGATGTGGCCGAAGGTGTTGACGTTGCCGCGTGCGTGACGCCGGGGCTGAGAGACGGGTACGTCATCCTGCGGTGCAAGCTTAACACCTGCATCCGCCGCGATAATATTCGCCACCTGCTGCAGCCCGCCGTAGATTGCCGGGCCGTAATCGGCCTCGCGAAGTTGCGGACGCATGGAGCGCAGGATGTCGCCAGCCTTGGCATCGTTCAAGATACCTTCGAGCCCGTAGCCGACTTCCATCCGCTGCTTGTGATCGTCGATCGCAAACAACATCAGCAAGCCGCGGTCTGTGCCCTTGGCCCCGACCTTCCACTTTTCTTCCAACTGAACGGCGTAATCCTCAATCGGAACGCCGTCGAGCGTATGGACGGTCACCACGGCGATCTGTGCGTGAGCGGTCTTATCGACCTCGGCGCACAGGCTCTCCATCTGTTGCTGAGAGGACGCGTCCAGAACTCCGGCAAAGTCGCTGACGTAGCCGGTCGGAGCGGGCAGCTTATCTACCTGTTCGCCTTGCATTGGCGCAGCCAACAGCAGGGCGGCCAACAATACGAGCCAGCAACTGGCGCGGAGTTCTATCCATCGCTTCACAGTCAAAGGATACGCTCGCTGTTCGAAAAAGTTCCCACAGAAGAAAGCCCTCCGGCGCGGTGAACGCCGGAGGGCAAAAGCTGGTTGGTGCTTCGCTTACAACTTCTTGTCGAGGTCATAGGCCATATTCTTGTGCGCGGCGACGACGGATTTGCCCTTGATCACGGCAGCCTTGAACTTGGCATCCTTCGTATCCTTTACCTCGTCGGTAAAGAGATCGAGCGCCTGAGTGTGGTCCTTCACCATGGCGTCCATGTACTCCTTGTCGAAGTCCTTGCCGCTCAGGCCGCTCAGCTTGGCATAGACATCCTTGTGATCTTCGTCGAGATCAGGAGGAGCCTGCAGGCCCCAGGAGTCTGCAAACGGCTTCATCTTGGCTTCGAGCATCTTGTGGTCCGTAATCATTCGCTCGGCGAACTTCTTCACGGCAGGGTTCATGGCCTTGGTTTCTGCCAGTTCGCTGATCTTGATCTCGTTAACATCGGCTTGCGCTGCCGTGGCGAGGAACTTCTTATCATCGTCCGGGGTCTGCGCGTGAGCGGCAACTGTGCCCAGAATGGTGACGGCGCTCAAAGTCAGGGTGCAAATCATCGAAACACTCTTTTTCATCGAAGTTCCTCCAAAAGGTAAAAGTCTCAGCAGTCGCAAAACTGTTGCGCTTACAAAGGAATAGGAGTCCAAAAGCAAACGATGGAGTTGTCTTTCTATCTCGCGCATCCAAGTAAGCTGGAGTCTGGAGTTTGATGATGCCAACAAAGATTCAACCGCCTGTAGCCGGACGCGAGCCGAAACGCACCCCCATCCACACCACGGAACTGATCGACGACTATGCCTGGCTGCGCGACAAAGGCACCGAGCGCGTCACGCAGTATCTCGAAGCTGAGAACGCTTATACCGCCGCCGAGATGTCCGGTACCGAGGCCCTTCAGGGCGAACTCTACGAAGAGATTCTGTCGCACATCAAGGAAGATGACATCTCCGTGCCGTATCGCGATGGCAAGTGGGAGTATGTGACCCGCACGGAAAAAGGCAAGCAGTACGCGCGCTACTGCCGCCGTCCGGTGCAGGCTGATGGAACGACGGACGAGCAAACCGAAGCGACGATGCTTGACGTCAACGAGCTTGCCGAAGGTCAGCCGTTCATGTCCCTCGGCGACATCAGCCTCTCTCCCGATGGCAACCTGCTTGCGTTCTCGACCGACAACACGGGCTTCCGCCAGTACACGCTTGCGATCAAAGACCTGCGCACCGGTGCGATGCTTCCCGACCGCGCGGAGCGTGTCGGCTCGATCGTCTGGGCGGCAGATTCGGCCACGCTGTTTTATTCGACCGAAGACGAGCAGACCAAGCGACAGGACCGCGTCTTTCGGCACACGGTAGGCGCACCCGAAGGGACGGCCACCGAGGTCTTCCACGAGCCCGATGAACGCTTCAACCTGGGGCTTGGCCGCACGCGTGACCGCAAGTATTTGGTGCTCGCAGCGGGCTCGCACACCACCAGCGAGGCCTGGTTCATCGAAGCCAGCAAGCCAGAGTCGAGCTTCCGCCTGCTCGCGCCTCGGATTGACGACGAAGAGTACGACTTCGACCATCGCGACGGGTTCTTTTATATCCGCACGAACAACAACGCGGAACGCTACAAGCTTGTACGCACACCGGTAGACAAGACGGACCGCGAAAACTGGCAGGAGGTGCTGGCTGAGTCGGCAGAGGCCTCGCTCGAAGACTTCGACCTCTTCTCTCGCTTCTTCGTCACGTCTTCCCGCGAGCGTGGCCTGCCCGTTCTGCGCGTTC carries:
- a CDS encoding Nramp family divalent metal transporter, coding for MDHLRRWRTSIFLVLAVLGPGFITANVDNDAGGIYTYALAGAKFGYGLLWTMIPMAIMLTFAQEISARMGVTTGKGLSELIREQFGLRTTATLMCGLVLCNLGDVMSEFAGVASSGELFHVSKFISVPLVAFAVWALVVFWEYKTLEKIFVGLSFLYVAYIVTAALAHPNWSFAMKETLRLPRLHDLKGSSYLYLSVGMIGATVAPWQQFYLQASVVDKGAGKSKLRYAQLDAVVGSIFSVVVAAFIVIACAATLFSAGHHEIVDAADAAQSLRPLGGSYAFSLFAFGLLNASIFAASILPLSTAYTVCEALGFESGLSKKFREAPAFYWLYTALLVIGALLILLPGIPLVKIAVLSQVLNGVLLPFVLIFMLILVNKRSLMGNKTNSRTYNVVAWSLTGLAIILTVSMLGMQFFGGGS
- a CDS encoding glycosyltransferase, yielding MPGATTGSALKILYVAGLSPNDSSLYRVWALERLGHTVVSLNTYPYEPKWSLLRKVWFRAQLGPWVTRLNRDILALARAEKPDIVWADKVLSMQPETLKKLHAMGIVTVSYMIDNAFGPRRDPGWRLYRKCIPYYDLHATQRDQNVLDYKACGARDVIKIQTAYEPSIHFASPTPVTDAERTRGVSFVGTPYDQRAAFLTRLWRERGFPVVVSGDNTWTHKLDPEAAAAIYTGGELYQQGYREAMWHSKINLSFLTHSNQDEFVHKSFEITGCGGFLLAERSPGHSARFVEDEEAVFFSDFDECAEKIARYLPDEAARNRIAAAGHARALRDGYSNDAQVEKILAHVTPLLSR
- a CDS encoding CBS domain-containing protein, translated to MSEMQTIPTSVSTLVGMRVVDSDGKNCGKIHEFAVKVDRDGAHVEGLILDRKRKGLRERVIVSVNDIVVPRLNDRVLRTEIDPSEHPNMQEYLLLERDLLDQQIIDVDGRKVVRVNDVNLVWEKLGRGNRKAVGLRIEEVEVGIRGAVRRLLKGLPPESVEKLVARIPARVIPWTCVDLIERDPARRVRLKIGQERLSALHPSDIAAILEELAPAEREAVFTSLPEETAAEALEEIDPKMQKELLSGMDSEHAAEIIEEMDPGAAADLLSELSDEETEAILEELEPDERHDLEELLEFSADSAAGQMTTDFVSAPAGASVAEAVELLREFEGDPDTITEIYLLDEQEKLAGVVTLPRLLLAKPDASLKELSEIHNTSCGLQANHDEVAALFDKYNLRSLPVTDHRGRVAGAIHAEQVIAQLREG
- a CDS encoding LemA family protein; the encoded protein is MKKGLIAVVVLVVLVLLIGGSAVTSRNHMVQLNEQVNQTYSEVDVQQQRRLDLIPNLVASVKGYVKEEETVLTNIANARAAVVAASSDRASSITANQRLDVALSPLLRLQESYPDLKGNEQFIRLEDELAGTENRIAVARRRYNMDLQNYNTYVQEIPNSIWAGSKFPVKDQYFKGNPQNNVAPSVNFDK
- a CDS encoding TPM domain-containing protein; the encoded protein is MQGEQVDKLPAPTGYVSDFAGVLDASSQQQMESLCAEVDKTAHAQIAVVTVHTLDGVPIEDYAVQLEEKWKVGAKGTDRGLLMLFAIDDHKQRMEVGYGLEGILNDAKAGDILRSMRPQLREADYGPAIYGGLQQVANIIAADAGVKLAPQDDVPVSQPRRHARGNVNTFGHILFFVILLIFIFGFGRGGGGGGRGGGGGGLGWFLLGNLLGSAGSRDRGGWGGGGGGWSGGGGSGGGFGGFGGGSSGGGGASSGW
- a CDS encoding DUF4142 domain-containing protein, which codes for MICTLTLSAVTILGTVAAHAQTPDDDKKFLATAAQADVNEIKISELAETKAMNPAVKKFAERMITDHKMLEAKMKPFADSWGLQAPPDLDEDHKDVYAKLSGLSGKDFDKEYMDAMVKDHTQALDLFTDEVKDTKDAKFKAAVIKGKSVVAAHKNMAYDLDKKL
- a CDS encoding S9 family peptidase, which codes for MPTKIQPPVAGREPKRTPIHTTELIDDYAWLRDKGTERVTQYLEAENAYTAAEMSGTEALQGELYEEILSHIKEDDISVPYRDGKWEYVTRTEKGKQYARYCRRPVQADGTTDEQTEATMLDVNELAEGQPFMSLGDISLSPDGNLLAFSTDNTGFRQYTLAIKDLRTGAMLPDRAERVGSIVWAADSATLFYSTEDEQTKRQDRVFRHTVGAPEGTATEVFHEPDERFNLGLGRTRDRKYLVLAAGSHTTSEAWFIEASKPESSFRLLAPRIDDEEYDFDHRDGFFYIRTNNNAERYKLVRTPVDKTDRENWQEVLAESAEASLEDFDLFSRFFVTSSRERGLPVLRVHHFDTNGLPKADADPILFPDPAYTAYGEINRDFNTETYRYSYQSLVRPASVYRYDVVSKQSTLLKQQEVPGGFDASRYESKRLWFKTADGTEVPVSLVFRTDKFQTSKSPLYVYGYGSYGYPLPLGFSAARLALLDRGVVVVYAHIRGGGELGDPWHDGGKMMTKRNTFTDFIEAVEFLTSEGYGDPKRVAIEGGSAGGLLMGAVTNMRPDLFRAVLSHVPFVDVMNTMLDASLPLTVAEYEEWGNPNESEAFAYMRSYSPYENLDDLAGKPLPAILVKTSLNDSQVMYWEPAKYVAKLRTLKTDESALLLHINMDAGHGGASGRYDYLKEIAFDDAFLLRELGVQ